A stretch of Shinella zoogloeoides DNA encodes these proteins:
- a CDS encoding LysR family transcriptional regulator encodes MELNQVSYFINLAETLNFTAAARLSGVSQPSLTRAIRRLEDELGGPLIYRDGKNSRLTGLGHDVEAEFRRMVVAMKSVRNHSEHWAMGGHRVLDVAVAPTVGPKEFTAFFESALAEMPSIEIKLHSLQSNEDTSEVLSGKYHACIMPRETRPERKLDVHPLFRERFVLGCSANHPLAANEIVRGEDLLEFPFVDRLKCEFRDRILDHFARRDLLMRPRFRSDREDWVQRVVADGHAICILPERSPTVQGLVTRPIDGFVLEREVVIATVSGSTATVEIRNIAQLAARYEWN; translated from the coding sequence ATGGAACTCAATCAAGTCAGCTATTTCATCAACTTGGCCGAGACGCTGAATTTCACAGCGGCCGCTCGCTTGAGCGGTGTGTCACAGCCAAGTCTGACCCGCGCGATCCGCCGCTTGGAAGATGAGCTTGGCGGGCCGCTGATCTATCGCGACGGGAAGAACAGCCGCCTGACTGGCCTTGGCCATGACGTCGAGGCAGAATTCCGGCGTATGGTGGTCGCGATGAAGAGCGTTCGCAATCACTCGGAGCACTGGGCGATGGGGGGGCACCGCGTGCTGGATGTCGCCGTCGCGCCCACCGTCGGACCAAAGGAATTTACGGCATTCTTCGAGAGCGCATTGGCGGAGATGCCATCCATCGAAATCAAGCTGCACTCGCTCCAGTCGAACGAGGACACATCGGAGGTGCTTTCAGGAAAATACCACGCGTGCATCATGCCGCGTGAAACAAGACCGGAACGCAAGCTGGATGTGCATCCTCTATTTCGGGAGCGCTTCGTGCTCGGCTGTTCTGCAAACCATCCCTTGGCTGCCAACGAGATCGTGCGCGGCGAAGACCTGCTCGAGTTTCCTTTCGTCGATCGCCTGAAATGCGAGTTTCGCGATCGGATCCTCGATCACTTCGCGCGACGGGACTTGCTCATGCGACCTCGCTTTCGATCAGATCGCGAGGACTGGGTGCAACGGGTCGTCGCTGACGGCCACGCCATATGCATTCTTCCGGAACGATCGCCGACCGTGCAAGGCCTCGTCACTCGGCCGATCGACGGATTTGTCTTGGAGCGCGAAGTCGTGATCGCGACCGTATCCGGCTCCACGGCAACGGTCGAGATACGGAACATCGCGCAGCTGGCAGCCCGGTATGAGTGGAACTGA
- a CDS encoding YeeE/YedE thiosulfate transporter family protein, whose product MFVGFLAASAAAGLVAVPIVWTGTLGATLAPSTSINFFLLIGAIAFGLGALINDTCLLGSLARLGDGEMRLLALPLGLAIGILAADHGRFDYDATWPSLISRPSVTGLVTLLAFLAVLVLALVFVSMKSVLRTKPGWSFGASMIGLGITGGLLYALSPAWTFADLIQRGLPLRMSPAGEVALTAVISSIAGALTASFRQGNLRLQLPTANGILRSVVGGTLMGIGIALIPGGNDGLILAAVPTLSPGGIVAYVLMTMTIVFGFAARGKLFQRRL is encoded by the coding sequence ATGTTCGTCGGATTTCTCGCAGCGTCGGCAGCGGCAGGCCTGGTTGCGGTCCCGATAGTCTGGACGGGAACACTGGGCGCAACACTCGCACCCTCGACCAGCATCAATTTCTTCCTGCTCATCGGCGCTATAGCCTTCGGCCTCGGCGCACTCATTAATGACACATGCCTGCTCGGATCGCTGGCGCGGCTTGGGGATGGGGAGATGCGACTTCTAGCTCTACCCTTGGGATTGGCGATTGGTATCTTGGCTGCCGACCATGGCAGGTTCGACTACGACGCAACATGGCCAAGCTTGATCTCCAGACCAAGCGTAACAGGCCTCGTTACTCTCCTAGCCTTCCTTGCTGTGCTCGTGCTGGCACTCGTTTTCGTTTCCATGAAGAGCGTTCTGCGAACAAAGCCGGGTTGGTCGTTCGGCGCTTCGATGATTGGACTCGGTATCACTGGTGGACTTCTATATGCACTCTCGCCGGCCTGGACCTTCGCAGACCTGATTCAACGTGGCCTTCCTCTCAGAATGTCGCCGGCCGGCGAGGTCGCGCTCACTGCGGTGATCTCTTCGATCGCAGGCGCCCTCACCGCCTCCTTTCGCCAAGGGAATCTGCGTCTCCAACTGCCGACAGCCAATGGCATTCTGCGATCTGTCGTCGGCGGCACATTGATGGGTATCGGCATTGCGCTCATACCCGGCGGGAATGATGGATTGATCCTCGCAGCGGTTCCGACTCTTTCACCTGGTGGGATAGTCGCCTACGTTCTGATGACGATGACAATCGTCTTCGGATTTGCAGCGCGTGGTAAGTTATTCCAGCGCCGCCTTTGA
- a CDS encoding YkgB family protein: protein MSIFDRYEFLVPEHGRRDLGLLRWSLVIVFLWFGAMKFTAYEAYGIAPFIEHSPIMNWLGMFGMQGQSYFIGVIELSTGLVLILGAFRPLFSALGALMSAATYLITLTFFITTPGVAEPTAGGFPAISAAPGQFLLKDAVLLAASLVLLLASVRHRGALVPS from the coding sequence ATGAGCATTTTCGACCGTTATGAATTTCTTGTCCCCGAGCACGGTCGGAGGGATCTTGGCCTGCTTAGATGGTCTCTCGTGATCGTATTTCTGTGGTTCGGCGCGATGAAGTTCACAGCGTACGAGGCCTATGGTATCGCCCCGTTTATCGAACACAGCCCGATCATGAATTGGCTGGGCATGTTCGGGATGCAGGGGCAAAGCTATTTCATCGGCGTTATCGAGTTATCGACCGGTCTCGTTCTGATCCTTGGTGCATTTCGTCCACTCTTCTCTGCGCTCGGCGCACTGATGTCAGCGGCGACATATCTGATCACGCTGACCTTTTTCATCACCACCCCCGGTGTAGCGGAGCCGACCGCCGGCGGCTTTCCTGCGATTTCGGCTGCACCAGGGCAGTTTCTACTGAAGGACGCAGTTCTGCTGGCGGCGTCCCTCGTGCTGCTGCTTGCTTCGGTCCGCCACAGAGGCGCGCTTGTGCCCTCGTGA
- a CDS encoding MarR family winged helix-turn-helix transcriptional regulator has protein sequence MEPEVAKYHFGALALAVADSIASVSASFSPSGPATAVMVFLSMEPGLPISVLASRIRLSHAGTVRLIDRLEHEQLVERRRHIADRRARFIHLTNSGKKITEALLKAREQVISECVSPLSPNDLDILGVLSERLFVANGFDKDGSISLCHLCGYSRIAPSRSKAKPGAHDAGTSHQTADDMIRQA, from the coding sequence ATGGAGCCTGAGGTCGCCAAATACCATTTTGGTGCACTGGCGCTGGCGGTTGCTGACAGCATCGCCAGTGTCTCGGCCTCCTTTTCACCAAGCGGCCCGGCGACCGCGGTGATGGTGTTTCTCAGCATGGAGCCCGGCCTGCCGATCAGCGTATTGGCAAGCCGGATCAGGCTTTCTCATGCCGGAACGGTGCGATTGATCGATAGGCTCGAGCACGAACAGTTGGTGGAACGACGAAGACATATCGCCGACAGGCGCGCGCGCTTCATTCACCTCACCAATTCAGGGAAGAAGATAACGGAAGCCTTGCTCAAGGCACGGGAGCAGGTGATCTCCGAATGTGTTTCGCCCCTTTCGCCCAATGACCTCGACATTCTAGGCGTGCTGTCGGAGCGGCTCTTTGTGGCAAACGGCTTCGACAAGGATGGTTCGATCAGCCTTTGCCATCTGTGCGGCTACAGCAGGATCGCGCCTTCCCGTAGTAAAGCAAAGCCGGGCGCTCACGACGCCGGAACGTCGCACCAAACGGCTGACGATATGATCAGGCAGGCTTGA
- a CDS encoding MarR family winged helix-turn-helix transcriptional regulator, protein MISDDIVRASSSRAPEAGPAASALALLAHKPGLSIRMLAIGVGLSHAGTVRLVDRLVSEGLIERREHSTDGRARSLYLTPTGKVASDEVLASRDQVIAEGLSILNPDELKTLSDIAERVLRNRLENLEQSYRICRLCCYEGCTNCPVDAELHERGVDREKNDDA, encoded by the coding sequence ATGATCAGCGACGACATCGTTCGCGCTAGTTCATCGCGGGCGCCGGAAGCTGGACCCGCCGCCTCAGCGCTGGCGTTGCTCGCGCACAAGCCCGGGCTCTCGATCCGTATGCTTGCGATCGGGGTGGGCCTTTCACATGCTGGAACTGTTCGCCTGGTGGATAGATTGGTAAGCGAGGGATTGATCGAGCGCAGGGAGCATTCGACAGACGGGCGCGCGCGATCCCTCTATCTTACTCCAACTGGCAAGGTCGCGAGCGACGAGGTCCTGGCCTCGCGCGATCAAGTGATTGCCGAAGGGCTATCGATCCTTAATCCAGACGAACTGAAAACCTTATCGGACATCGCTGAACGCGTTCTCCGAAATCGCTTGGAAAACCTCGAGCAGTCATACCGCATCTGCCGCTTGTGCTGCTACGAGGGCTGCACGAACTGCCCCGTCGATGCCGAATTGCATGAGCGAGGTGTGGACCGCGAGAAGAACGACGACGCGTAG
- a CDS encoding DUF2274 domain-containing protein — MSKLKLGPIADEKPLKVQVELPAALHQDLIDYAHLLGREQGQSAVDPARLIVPMLQRFIATDRGFAKARRTLTPGSVD; from the coding sequence ATGTCGAAGCTTAAGCTAGGCCCCATCGCGGACGAAAAGCCACTTAAGGTACAGGTCGAGCTACCCGCAGCTCTCCACCAGGACCTTATTGACTACGCCCACCTATTGGGCCGAGAGCAAGGTCAGTCCGCTGTTGACCCAGCTCGGTTAATCGTCCCGATGTTACAACGGTTCATCGCGACAGACCGTGGCTTCGCCAAAGCCAGGCGAACGTTGACGCCGGGGAGCGTCGATTAG
- the msrA gene encoding peptide-methionine (S)-S-oxide reductase MsrA: MEDLLRRARGVISTRVGYTGGEMPDPTYARHYGHAEAVEVTFDPSVLAYRSLLELFFQIHDPTTYEQQGSDVGPSYRSAIFYTTEVQKEVALTTIAEIEASGSWPGPVVSEINPEEPFWEAEPEHQEYLVRYPGGYSCHFVRPTWRLDRSDERPAVYLTERVDDDRNRD, encoded by the coding sequence ATGGAGGATTTGCTGCGCCGAGCCAGGGGAGTCATTTCGACGCGTGTCGGTTACACGGGTGGAGAAATGCCTGATCCGACCTACGCGAGACATTACGGCCATGCGGAAGCAGTGGAAGTGACCTTCGACCCTTCCGTTCTCGCCTATCGCTCGCTCTTGGAACTCTTCTTCCAGATCCATGACCCCACGACCTACGAGCAACAAGGCAGCGATGTCGGTCCGAGCTATCGATCGGCGATTTTCTACACCACCGAAGTGCAGAAGGAAGTCGCCCTCACAACTATCGCGGAAATCGAGGCATCAGGAAGCTGGCCTGGCCCGGTCGTGTCGGAGATCAACCCAGAAGAACCCTTTTGGGAGGCGGAGCCAGAGCACCAAGAATACCTGGTGCGCTATCCTGGGGGCTATAGCTGCCACTTCGTGCGCCCGACCTGGCGGTTGGACCGCTCAGACGAACGCCCAGCTGTATACTTGACAGAAAGAGTTGATGATGACCGAAACCGTGACTAA
- a CDS encoding alcohol dehydrogenase catalytic domain-containing protein translates to MMTETVTNQAAWQKAPGQPLRIGVTALPHLAANEILIRNAAIAINPLDWILQDVALLPWLDYPAILGSDVSGEVAAVGGAVQGRRSSHRTGGRDNRKSTCAGCVPAPHDRAGPHGGADPQQHGLR, encoded by the coding sequence ATGATGACCGAAACCGTGACTAATCAGGCCGCCTGGCAGAAAGCGCCGGGGCAGCCACTGAGGATCGGTGTCACCGCTCTGCCGCATCTGGCGGCGAACGAGATATTGATCCGCAACGCGGCCATCGCGATCAACCCACTCGACTGGATTCTGCAGGACGTCGCGCTTTTGCCATGGCTCGACTATCCCGCGATTCTCGGCAGCGACGTCTCCGGTGAGGTCGCGGCGGTCGGTGGCGCGGTTCAAGGTCGGCGATCGAGTCATCGGACAGGCGGTCGGGACAACCGTAAATCAACCTGCGCAGGGTGCGTTCCAGCACCACACGATCGTGCTGGACCACATGGCGGCGCCGATCCCCAACAACATGGCCTTCGCTGA
- a CDS encoding DUF6314 family protein has protein sequence MKAGAQILQNFRGAWMLRRDIQPGGAQLHGDAVFAPVGEGALACRESGILTLADGSEFSAYRQYCYRLSEDIVVVEFADGPHIGTQFLSLSFARTESGLKASDVHACGDDTDHATCRMLGPAAFEVVIMVQGPAKAYELVSRYSRSG, from the coding sequence GTGAAGGCGGGCGCGCAAATCCTGCAGAACTTCCGTGGGGCATGGATGCTCCGTCGTGATATCCAGCCCGGAGGCGCTCAGCTGCATGGCGACGCGGTCTTCGCTCCCGTCGGCGAAGGCGCGCTCGCTTGTCGAGAGAGCGGCATTCTCACGCTGGCAGATGGCAGTGAATTCTCCGCATACCGGCAGTATTGCTATCGCTTGAGCGAAGACATTGTTGTCGTCGAGTTCGCAGACGGACCTCATATCGGGACGCAGTTCCTCAGCTTGAGTTTCGCACGGACGGAAAGCGGGTTGAAAGCGAGTGACGTCCATGCCTGCGGAGATGACACCGACCATGCAACCTGCAGGATGCTGGGGCCGGCGGCCTTTGAAGTGGTCATCATGGTCCAAGGGCCTGCAAAGGCATACGAGCTAGTCAGCCGATACTCCCGGTCGGGATAA
- a CDS encoding glutathione S-transferase N-terminal domain-containing protein, with amino-acid sequence MTDLSSFPITQRWPASYPDRLQLYAAPTPNGVKVSMMLEETGLPYEPHFVDISNNESKDPAFVSLNPNGRIPAIIDPAGPDGQPIGIWETGAILIYLADKTGQLISTTPAQRYETLAWVFFQVSGVGPTFGQLGFFLRFAGKDYEDKRPRQRFVDESRRLLGVLDHRLEGREWIVDDYSIADIATFGWVNALVEFYAAGDILGLSSYSNVQAWLERGLARPAVQRGLRIPARPA; translated from the coding sequence ATGACAGACCTCTCCTCCTTTCCCATCACGCAGCGCTGGCCAGCATCTTATCCGGATCGCTTGCAACTATACGCGGCCCCCACGCCCAACGGCGTCAAGGTCTCGATGATGCTGGAGGAGACTGGCCTGCCGTATGAGCCCCACTTCGTCGACATCTCGAACAACGAGTCGAAGGATCCAGCGTTCGTGTCGTTGAATCCCAACGGCCGCATACCCGCGATCATCGATCCGGCTGGCCCTGACGGCCAGCCCATTGGCATATGGGAAACCGGTGCGATCCTCATCTATCTGGCCGACAAGACGGGGCAGCTCATCTCAACAACACCCGCCCAGCGGTACGAGACTCTGGCCTGGGTGTTCTTTCAGGTGTCGGGCGTTGGGCCGACCTTCGGACAGCTAGGCTTTTTCCTGCGATTTGCCGGCAAGGACTATGAGGACAAGCGACCTCGGCAGCGCTTTGTTGATGAATCCAGGCGTCTTCTCGGGGTCCTGGATCACCGGCTGGAGGGCCGCGAATGGATTGTCGATGATTACTCGATCGCGGACATTGCGACGTTTGGCTGGGTGAATGCGCTGGTCGAATTCTACGCAGCGGGCGACATCCTCGGCCTAAGCAGCTATTCGAACGTGCAGGCATGGCTCGAACGCGGGCTGGCGCGACCGGCTGTACAGCGTGGCCTGCGAATTCCTGCGAGGCCTGCATGA
- a CDS encoding TrbI/VirB10 family protein, which yields MSENPPRNEEVPDDDAQPLTGEPVGPAPMRLRAEPPRVTRLSRKVLAGLGLVASVGLGGALIYALQTRDAGRPNDELYSTENRSTADGLAGLPRDYSGVPQLGPPLPGDLGRPILSTQDRGQPVPTPGTAAPNPGISPEEQRRLQEIETARTSRLFSGSESRGAPAAAGVAPALAPGPDLASIGLAPPPATPSAQDRQNAFLNVAADRRTVAPDRVAAPVSPNVLQAGAVISAALITGIRSDLPGQITAQVTENIYDSPTGRILLVPQGTRVVGQYDNNVQFGQSRVLLVWTRLVFPNGRSIVLERQPGADAEGFAGLQDGVDYHWWDLAKAAGLSTLLSVGAELAVDNDDRLAQAIRNGGQDTINDAGQQIVRRQLNVAPTITIRPGFPVRVIVTRDLVLEPYGG from the coding sequence GTGAGCGAGAACCCGCCCCGGAATGAGGAAGTGCCGGACGACGATGCGCAGCCCCTGACCGGCGAGCCGGTCGGGCCTGCGCCGATGCGGCTGCGGGCCGAACCGCCCCGCGTCACCCGGTTATCGCGGAAGGTTCTCGCCGGCCTCGGTCTTGTCGCCAGCGTCGGGCTCGGAGGTGCGCTGATCTACGCGCTTCAGACCCGTGACGCCGGTCGGCCGAACGACGAACTCTATTCGACCGAGAACCGCTCGACCGCTGACGGACTGGCCGGCCTGCCGCGAGATTACAGTGGCGTGCCGCAGCTCGGTCCCCCTCTTCCCGGTGACCTCGGCCGGCCGATCCTCAGTACCCAGGATCGCGGACAGCCGGTGCCAACACCCGGGACGGCCGCGCCCAATCCCGGCATCAGCCCGGAAGAGCAGCGCCGCCTTCAGGAAATCGAGACCGCGCGCACCAGCCGTCTCTTCTCCGGATCGGAAAGCCGGGGCGCCCCCGCTGCTGCGGGAGTTGCCCCAGCGCTCGCGCCGGGGCCGGATTTGGCGAGCATTGGCCTCGCTCCGCCGCCCGCCACGCCCTCGGCGCAGGACCGGCAGAACGCGTTTCTGAACGTGGCGGCCGATCGCAGGACGGTTGCGCCCGATCGCGTCGCTGCGCCAGTATCGCCGAACGTCCTTCAGGCGGGAGCAGTGATATCCGCGGCGCTGATCACCGGCATCCGATCCGATCTACCCGGCCAGATCACCGCGCAGGTCACCGAGAACATCTACGACAGCCCGACCGGCCGTATCTTGCTTGTGCCGCAAGGCACTCGTGTGGTCGGGCAGTACGACAACAACGTGCAGTTCGGCCAGAGCCGCGTCCTGCTCGTCTGGACTCGGCTCGTCTTCCCGAACGGGCGCTCGATCGTTCTCGAGCGCCAGCCTGGCGCTGACGCTGAAGGGTTCGCAGGGCTTCAGGATGGCGTCGATTACCATTGGTGGGATCTGGCCAAGGCTGCGGGATTGTCGACACTGCTGAGCGTCGGCGCCGAACTCGCGGTCGACAACGACGATCGGCTCGCTCAGGCGATCCGGAACGGTGGGCAGGACACCATCAACGACGCAGGGCAGCAGATTGTAAGGCGTCAGCTCAACGTCGCGCCCACAATCACTATTCGGCCCGGATTTCCCGTGCGCGTTATCGTGACGCGAGACTTGGTGCTGGAGCCATATGGAGGGTGA
- a CDS encoding bifunctional alpha/beta hydrolase/OsmC family protein, whose protein sequence is MDMAGRSFTFVSGAGSPLSGHLEPPEGTPRGWAIFAHCFTCGKDSRAAVHISRALSRAGIGVLRFDFAGTGIGGGTGEPVNFASDVEDLRAAAKAMAAAGMSPSLLVGHSLGGTAAIVAAADMPDVAAVATIGAPADLQHILRLFGPNDLNTIASEGEASVEIAGRPFLIRRGFLEAVEGIDVEKAIASLRRPVLVMHSPLDQVVGIDHASRIFVASRHPKSFISLDNADHLLTDVADANYAAAMVAVWASRFLPPLSADLPQVEVAEGVVATETLAGTFQLKVRSGEHTLFADEPASVGGLGTGLSPYELVSAGLAACTVMTMRLYANRKGFPLERASTTVQHEKVPDMMPPDRFTRTIVLDGPLSDDQRARILAIADRCPVDLSLIRGSDVQTELLSASQAADPARLA, encoded by the coding sequence ATGGACATGGCAGGAAGATCATTTACGTTTGTCAGTGGGGCTGGCTCTCCGCTTTCCGGGCACCTCGAACCGCCGGAAGGGACGCCGCGGGGCTGGGCGATCTTCGCCCACTGCTTCACGTGCGGGAAAGACAGTCGCGCCGCTGTTCACATCTCGCGCGCGCTGTCGCGTGCGGGCATCGGGGTCTTGAGGTTCGATTTCGCCGGGACCGGGATCGGCGGTGGGACGGGAGAACCTGTGAACTTCGCGTCGGACGTCGAGGACCTTCGGGCCGCCGCAAAGGCGATGGCGGCGGCGGGCATGTCACCGTCCCTCCTCGTCGGGCACAGCCTGGGTGGCACCGCTGCGATCGTAGCCGCCGCCGACATGCCTGATGTTGCGGCGGTCGCGACGATTGGTGCGCCGGCCGACCTTCAGCATATCTTGCGCCTCTTCGGACCGAATGATCTGAACACCATCGCGAGCGAGGGCGAGGCCTCGGTGGAGATTGCCGGTAGGCCGTTCCTCATTCGCCGAGGGTTCCTTGAGGCGGTTGAGGGGATCGACGTCGAGAAGGCCATTGCCTCCCTGCGACGGCCGGTGCTGGTCATGCACTCTCCGCTGGATCAGGTGGTCGGCATCGACCACGCGTCGCGCATCTTCGTCGCGTCCAGGCACCCTAAAAGCTTCATCTCGCTCGACAACGCGGATCACCTTCTCACCGACGTCGCGGACGCGAACTACGCCGCGGCCATGGTGGCGGTTTGGGCGAGCCGCTTTCTCCCACCACTCAGCGCGGATCTTCCGCAGGTCGAGGTTGCGGAGGGCGTCGTCGCCACCGAAACTCTTGCAGGGACGTTCCAGCTCAAGGTCCGCAGCGGCGAGCACACTCTGTTCGCCGACGAGCCAGCATCGGTCGGTGGCCTCGGGACCGGACTATCTCCCTATGAACTCGTATCTGCCGGCCTCGCAGCCTGCACGGTGATGACGATGCGTCTCTATGCGAACCGCAAGGGCTTTCCGCTCGAACGGGCGAGCACGACCGTGCAGCACGAGAAGGTGCCGGACATGATGCCACCCGACCGGTTCACCCGCACCATTGTCCTCGATGGGCCGCTGAGTGATGATCAGCGCGCTCGGATCCTCGCGATCGCTGATCGGTGTCCCGTCGATCTGAGTCTCATCCGGGGTTCGGACGTGCAGACCGAACTCTTGAGCGCCAGTCAGGCTGCGGATCCCGCGAGGCTGGCTTGA
- the msrA gene encoding peptide-methionine (S)-S-oxide reductase MsrA gives MHQRAVLAGGCFWGMQDLIRKRPGIISTRVGYTGGDIPNATYRNHGTHAEGIEIVFDPTVTSYRHILEFFFQIHDPTTLNRQGNDRGLSYRSGIYYVDEEQKRVAEDTIADVDASGLWDGKVVTEVQPVGEFWEAEPDHQDYLEKRPGGYTCHFVRPDWVLPKRHEAGDVSPAAGAAAE, from the coding sequence ATGCATCAGCGCGCTGTTCTCGCAGGAGGATGTTTCTGGGGCATGCAGGATCTGATCCGCAAGCGGCCCGGCATCATCTCGACCCGTGTGGGTTACACGGGCGGCGATATTCCGAACGCCACGTATCGTAATCACGGCACGCATGCCGAGGGGATCGAGATTGTCTTCGACCCGACAGTGACGAGCTACCGGCACATCCTGGAATTCTTCTTCCAGATCCACGATCCGACGACGCTGAACCGCCAGGGCAATGATCGTGGGCTCTCCTATCGGTCGGGCATCTATTATGTCGACGAGGAGCAGAAGCGCGTCGCCGAGGATACGATTGCCGATGTGGATGCCTCGGGGCTGTGGGATGGCAAAGTGGTGACCGAGGTCCAGCCGGTCGGCGAGTTCTGGGAGGCCGAGCCCGATCACCAGGATTATCTGGAGAAGCGGCCGGGCGGCTACACCTGCCACTTCGTCCGTCCCGACTGGGTTCTTCCAAAGCGGCATGAGGCCGGCGATGTGAGCCCTGCGGCCGGGGCTGCAGCGGAATAG
- the msrB gene encoding peptide-methionine (R)-S-oxide reductase MsrB, producing the protein MKFEKSQAAVDRLTPEQRRITQDSGTERPFTGEHNDNKEPGIYVDIVSGEPLFASTDKFDSGTGWPSFTKPIVPANVNEVRDSAHGMVRTEVRSVHADSHLGHVFPDGPSDRGGLRYCINSASLRFIPRDEMESEGYGEYLDQVEEA; encoded by the coding sequence ATGAAGTTTGAGAAGTCACAGGCAGCAGTTGACCGCCTGACCCCCGAGCAACGCCGGATTACCCAGGATTCGGGGACCGAAAGGCCCTTCACGGGTGAGCACAACGACAACAAGGAGCCTGGCATCTACGTCGACATAGTGTCGGGAGAGCCGCTGTTCGCTTCAACGGACAAGTTCGATTCGGGTACTGGCTGGCCCAGCTTCACCAAGCCGATCGTTCCGGCAAACGTGAACGAGGTGCGGGACAGTGCACACGGCATGGTCCGGACGGAGGTCAGGTCGGTACACGCCGACAGCCATCTGGGCCACGTGTTCCCGGACGGTCCTTCCGACCGCGGCGGTCTGCGCTACTGCATCAACTCTGCGTCCCTTCGCTTCATCCCGCGCGACGAGATGGAGTCCGAGGGATATGGTGAATATCTCGATCAAGTAGAGGAGGCTTAA
- a CDS encoding LysR family transcriptional regulator, with product MPDLTLDLRYLKYAVQVAEAGSFRRAAERLSVSQSTVSRRVQLFERQLGFSLFKRTRAGAGLTPEGERFLQQAVVGARYLRNAATEIRSARKLITGLVRFGMLEAFPACPIIDILAAFRNRHPTIEVKLEEGTSEENSLGVNRGLLDAAISLSASKSPQFQVRRLCEPDLFVALSPLHELAARPQLSWEDICDEVFLVRSDGAGRELAGILRRMVGAGDGAVQLSIQQVSRETLLTMVEQGFGLTITSVIYRPDIALIPLPSARAPTAAIISSRDNDNPTLPLLLKCFDTPSSIRAGTTD from the coding sequence ATGCCCGATCTGACTCTTGATCTCCGATACCTGAAATACGCCGTTCAGGTCGCCGAGGCCGGCAGCTTCCGCCGAGCGGCGGAACGCCTATCGGTATCGCAATCCACCGTCAGCCGACGTGTGCAGCTGTTTGAGCGCCAGCTTGGCTTTTCTCTCTTCAAGCGTACGCGAGCGGGGGCAGGGCTGACTCCAGAAGGTGAACGCTTCCTTCAACAAGCGGTGGTGGGAGCGCGCTACCTTCGTAACGCCGCAACGGAGATCCGTTCCGCGCGAAAACTCATAACCGGGCTAGTGAGGTTTGGAATGCTTGAAGCGTTTCCGGCGTGCCCGATCATCGACATTCTCGCGGCATTCAGAAATCGACATCCGACGATCGAGGTAAAGCTTGAGGAAGGCACTTCAGAAGAAAACTCTTTGGGGGTGAACCGCGGGTTACTGGACGCAGCAATCAGCCTGAGTGCGAGCAAAAGCCCTCAGTTCCAAGTTCGACGTCTCTGCGAACCAGATCTGTTCGTGGCATTGTCCCCGCTTCACGAGTTGGCAGCACGGCCACAGCTGTCGTGGGAGGACATTTGTGACGAAGTCTTCCTCGTTCGCTCGGATGGTGCTGGGCGTGAGCTTGCTGGCATACTCCGGCGCATGGTGGGCGCCGGAGACGGAGCGGTTCAACTCTCGATCCAACAAGTCAGCCGAGAAACCCTGCTGACGATGGTCGAACAGGGCTTCGGCTTGACCATCACCAGCGTGATATACCGGCCGGATATCGCGTTGATCCCGCTCCCATCGGCTCGGGCGCCGACGGCCGCTATAATTTCGTCCAGAGACAACGACAACCCGACTCTGCCGCTGCTGCTGAAGTGTTTCGACACCCCCTCTAGCATTAGAGCGGGGACCACGGACTAA